A stretch of Hydractinia symbiolongicarpus strain clone_291-10 chromosome 9, HSymV2.1, whole genome shotgun sequence DNA encodes these proteins:
- the LOC130656654 gene encoding ras-related protein Rab-13-like — protein sequence MSMNERDYNATYKILVLGESGVGKTSIIRRFTEEEYQESYISTIGIDSRTKVVEVEDEKVRLQIWDTAGQERFRTLTSAYYRGAMGIILVYDVTAEYSFSNISNWMDSITHNASPGVCQLLVANKIDTPDELRAISRKRGEDRAKECKLKFFETSAKEDTNVSEVFMEMAKLICENRKRRERENSIPTIVLESEKSSSRCC from the exons ATGTCTATGAATGAGCGTGACTATAATGCTACTTATAAAATACTTGTCCTTGGTGAAAGTGGTGTTGGAAAAACATCAATTATTAGAAGATTTACGGAAGAAGAATATCAGGAGTCATATATATCAACTATAG gcatTGATTCTCGCACAAAAGTAGTAGAAGTTGAAGATGAGAAAGTCCGCCTTCAAAtatg GGACACAGCTGGACAAGAACGCTTTAGAACTCTTACAAGTGCCTACTATAGAGGAGCAATG ggAATTATTTTAGTTTATGACGTTACAGCAGAGTATTCTTTTTCTAATATTAGCAACTGGATGGATTCGATAACGCAT AATGCTTCACCTGGTGTCTGCCAACTTTTGGTTGCGAATAAAATAGACACACCTGATGAACTAAGAGCAATATCGAGAAAACGAGGAGAAGAT AGAGCAAAGGAAtgtaaattaaagttttttgaaacCAGTGCTAAGGAAGACACAAATGTTAGCGAG gttttTATGGAGATGGCAAAGTTAATCTGtgaaaacagaaaaagaagA GAAAGGGAAAACAGCATACCGACGATTGTATTAGAGAGTGAAAAATCTTCCTCTCGTTGTTGCTGA